The Gallus gallus isolate bGalGal1 chromosome 3, bGalGal1.mat.broiler.GRCg7b, whole genome shotgun sequence genome window below encodes:
- the ARFGEF3 gene encoding brefeldin A-inhibited guanine nucleotide-exchange protein 3 isoform X2 produces MEEILRKLQKEASGSKHRAIKESCTWAIETLDSPDAAIKIPPYQLREKCLLPLQLALESKSMKLAQQALAGMQKLLSDERFVSVETDSDEKQLLNQMLNAVKVTPSLNEDLQVEVMKVLLCITYTSTFELNGSSVLKIAELCFACNRAGSPRMHEMIKMSIAYLLGALSSRIFTGIPSSMAFQKVCIETYVSSCHQRSINTAVRATLSQMLSDLTLQLRQKQENMTIENNEALQKFKSQGTSAESLCDDVVSVLTVLCEKLQAVINDNRQLQLLYLECILSMLNSSSPSMHQHKGFTDLIWKQLCPALIVILGNPIHDKTITSAHSNVCLEADSPSSGVSDHGRGSGCSSTAPALSGPVARTIYYIAAELVRLVGTVESMKPVLQSLYHRILLYPPPQHRVEAIKIMKEILGSPRRLCDLAGPCSSESESRKRSISKRKSHLDLLKLIMDGMTEACIKGGIEACYASVSCVFALLGALDELSHGRGLSEEQVHLLLRCLEELKDGTETSRDSMEINDADFRWQRRILSSENPAWESGNEKSPDISISVTTDTGQTTLEGDMGQTTPEDNLESQKNSLPSPAGHESKEIHYREPESETIDQPDVVQRSHTIVYPDITNFLSVDCKTRSYGSRYSESNFSVDDQDLSRTEFDSCDQYSMAAEKDSGRSDVSDIGSDNCSLADEEQTPRDCPGTRSLRTAALSLKLLKNQEADQHSAQLFIQSLEALLPRLIALPSIEEVDTALQNFSSAFCSVIHLIHAPKVTSVESPRRQQHRTFKPSRGTMHSPGFEGNPNFSFQTLMNADSLYMVSHYTLLLNLKLANSDYYRKKPPQAPVLLKEFMKQVQSSGVLMIFSQAWVEELYHQVLERNMLGEAGYWGSPEEHSLPLITMLTDIDGLGSSTVGGQLMASASAQSPLSQNQKTDDSVVAGVAFARYLLIGCWKNLIDTLSTPLTGRMAGSSKGLAFILGAEGAKEQNQKEKDSICVSLDGLRRAARLSCALGVAANCASALAQMAAASCVQEEKEEKEIQEPSDAIAQGCIPLSPPYKEANVCLKAGDSNVLSGFCAAVKQKVEQKLEQMGKVQGVCLHTAHVLCMDAVLNVGLEMGSHNQDCWPHVFRVCEYISTLEHTHFSDGTSQPCLTITQSQQAPGGPHSDTELGDAPQEQTPEQETTLSSNPVIQPVSIQELVKESSKGRAFDFRGGSLLCGTSAAKAVLTLSTQADRLFEDAADKLNLMALAGFLYQLKKASQAQLFHSVTDTVDYSLAMPGEVKSTQDRRSALHLFRLGDAMLRIVRSKSRPLLHLMRCWSLVAPHLVEAACHKERHVSRKAVSFIHDILTEVLTDWNEPSHFHFNESLFRPFERIMQLELCDEDVQDQVVTSIGELVEMCSTQIQSGWRPLFSALETVHSGNKSEVKEYLVGEYSMGKRQAPVFDVFEAFLNTDSIQVFANAATSYIMCLMKFVKGLGEVDCKEMGDCVPGSGSASTDLCLPALDYLRRCSQLLAKIYKMPLKPIFLSGRLINMPRRVQEQSASSEDGIECILSDFDDDTGLINVWIILLEELTTAISNCPRQHQPPTLDLLFELLRDVAKTPGPGFGIYAVVHLLLPTMSLWLHRSHGDHSYWDVASANFKHAIGLSCELVVEHIQNFIHSDIGYENMINTMLKDLFKLLVACVAEPTEIISRVGCSCIRYVLVTAGPVFTEEMWRLACCALQDAFSATLEPVKNLLGYFHSGSESFSGDACEVKVAAPSLSPSAEAEYWRIRAMAQQVFMLETQCSPKTPSNKEGFEHAQSCVLVIDLPPDKKPNGHTQRSIPFRTIVVSLLSHQVLLQNLYDILLEEFIKGPSNLEEKMTIQVPENKLAGFLRYISMQNLAVIFDLLLDSYRTAREFDTRPGLKCLLKKVSGISGAANLYRQSAMSFNIYFHALICAILTNQENITAEQVKKILFEDDERSTDSSQQCSSEDEDIFEETAQVSPPRGKEKRQWRARIPSLSVQPVSNADWGWLIKRLHKLCMELCNNYIQMHLDLENNVEEPPAFKGDPFFILPSFHSETSTPSTGGQSGKDTPSEDDRSQIRDQLGDSLTPRSGEMLLLPPLSSPKPEKKEQTRKKEWWESAGNKIYTIATDKTISKFMTEYKKRKQQQAMTSFTKEAKVEKKGELLGSRGQDSPVLQRPQHLIDQGQMRHSFSAGPEILRQEKRPRSGSTVSSLNISVRDAEAQIQAWTNMVLTVLNQIQALPDQTFTALQPAVFPCISQLTCHVTDIRVRQAVREWLGRVGRVYDIIM; encoded by the exons GTTTGCATTGAGACATATGTATCTAGCTGTCACCAGCGGAGCATTAACACCGCTGTGCGGGCAACCCTCAGCCAAATGTTGAGTGACTTGACTTTACAGTTAcgacaaaagcaagaaaatatg ACAATTGAAAATAATGAGGCCCTGCAGAAATTCAAGAGTCAAG GTACTTCAGCGGAGTCTCTTTGTGATGATGTTGTATCtgtcctcactgtgctctgtgagAAGCTCCAGGCTGTCATAAA CGACAATCGACAACTTCAACTTCTTTATTTGGAGTGCATCCTCTCCATGTTAAACAGCTCCTCTCCAAGCATGCACCAGCACAAAGGATTCACTGATCTAATATG gAAGCAACTGTGTCCAGCCCTCATAGTAATCCTGGGAAATCCAATCCATGACAAAACTATCACATCTGCCCACAGCAACGTCTGTCTAGAAGCTGATTCACCTTCCTCGGGGGTCTCTGATCATGGCCGGGGTTCAGGCTGTTCATCCACAGCGCCTGCCCTTAGCGGGCCTGTTGCACGGACCATATACTATATTGCTGCAGAACTGGTTCGACTGGTGGGGACAGTGGAATCCATGAAGCCTGTGTTGCAGTCTCTCTATCACCGGATCTTGCTTTATCCACCACCTCAGCACCGGGTAGAAGCCATCAAAATTATGAAAGAG atACTTGGCAGTCCTCGGAGGCTTTGTGATTTGGCAGGGCCCTGCTCTTCAGAGTCAGAATCCAGGAAGAGGTCTATTTCTAAAAGAAAGTCCCATCTGGATCTTCTCAagct TATCATGGATGGGATGACAGAAGCATGCATCAAGGGTGGTATTGAAGCATGTTATGCTTCAGTGTCCTGCGTATTCGCCCTGCTTGGAGCACTGGATGAGCTAAGCCACGGCAGGGGTCTTAGTGAGGAACAGGTCCATCTGCTCCTCCGATGCCTGGAAGAATTGAAAGATGGGACTGAGACAAGCAGAGACTCCATGGAGATCAATGATGCTGACTTCAGGTGGCAGAGGCGCATTCTATCCTCAGAAAATCCTGCCTGGGAATCAGGAAATGAGAAAAGTCCTGATATTAGCATTAGTGTTACAACAGACACTGGTCAGACCACTTTGGAAGGAGATATGGGACAGACAACTCCAGAGGATAATCTGGAAAGTCAAAAAAACTCACTGCCATCTCCAGCTGGGCATGAAAGCAAAGAGATTCATTATAGAGAACCAGAGTCAGAAACCATTGACCAGCCAGACGTTGTTCAGAGAAGCCACACCATAGTCTATCCAGATATAACTAACTTCTTATCAGTTGATTGCAAGACCCGGTCTTACGGATCCAGGTACAGTGAAAGTAACTTCAGTGTAGACGACCAGGATCTTTCTAGGACTGAGTTTGATTCATGTGACCAGTATTCCATGGCAGCAGAGAAGGACTCTGGACGGTCAGATGTTTCGGACATAGGCTCTGACAATTGCTCCCTGGCTGATGAGGAGCAGACACCTCGGGACTGTCCAGGTACCAGGTCCTTACGTACTGCAGCTCTCTCTCTAAAGTTGCTGAAAAACCAGGAAGCAGACCAGCACAGCGCACAGCTCTTCATCCAGTCACTTGAAGCTCTTCTTCCTCGGCTCATAGCTCTCCCCAGCATAGAGGAGGTGGatacagcactgcagaacttCTCTTCAGCTTTTTGCTCAG TTATTCACCTTATCCACGCCCCCAAAGTGACGTCAGTGGAAAGTCcgagaaggcagcagcacagaacttTCAAACCCTCACGag GTACGATGCACTCACCAGGATTTGAAGGAAACCCAAATTTCAGCTTCCAAACTCTGATGAATGCAGACAGTCTCTACATGGTCTCTCATTATACTCTGCTGCTAAACCTAAAATTGGCCAACTCAGATTACTACAGGAAGAAGCCTCCCCAAGCTCCTGTGTTGCTG AAAGAGTTCATGAAGCAGGTCCAGTCCAGTGGAGTGCTGATGATATTTTCCCAAGCCTGGGTTGAAGAACTGTACCACCAGGTACTAGAAAGGAACATGCTAGGGGAAGCTGGATACTGGGGAAGCCCTGAAGAACACAGCCTTCCACTTATCACCATGCTGACTG ATATCGATGGCTTGGGAAGCAGTACGGTTGGTGGCCAGTTGATGGCATCTGCTTCAGCTCAATCTCCTCTTTCCCAGAATCAGAAGACAGACGATTCTGTTGTTGCAG GAGTTGCTTTTGCCCGATACCTCTTAATTGGCTGTTGGAAGAACTTGATTGACACTTTGTCCACACCGCTGACTGGTCGCATGGCAGGCAGCTCCAAGGGGCTGGCATTCATCTTGGGAGCAGAAGGAGCCAAAGAGCAGAACCAAAAGGAGAAGGACTCCATATGTGTGAGCCTGGATGGACTGAGGAGGGCAGCCCGCCTGAGCTGTGCTCTAG GAGTTGCTGCTAACTGTGCATCTGCTCTTGCCCAAATGGCTGCTGCGTCCTGTGtccaagaagagaaagaggaaaaagaaatccaagagCCCAGTGATGCTATAGCTCAAG GCTGTATACCTTTATCACCACCATATAAAGAAgcaaatgtttgtttaaaagcTGGAGACAGCAATGTTCTTTCTGGTTTTTGTGctgcagtgaaacagaaagTGGAGCAGAAACTGGAGCAGATGGGGAAAGTGCAGGGAGTTTGCCTACACACTGCTCACGTTTTGTGTATGGATGCAGTCCTGAATGTGGGCCTGGAGATGGGAAGCCACAATCAAGACTGCTGGCCTCATGTGTTCAG GGTGTGTGAGTACATCAGCACTCTGGAGCACACCCACTTCAGTGATGgcacctcccagccctgccttaCCATCACCCAGTCACAGCAGGCACCTGGAGGCCCACACTCAGACACTGAGCTGGGAGACGCTCCTCAGGAACAGACCCCTGAGCAGGAGACCACCCTCAGCAGCAATCCTGTCATTCAGCCAGTTTCCATCCAGGAACTCGTCAAGGAGAGCAGTAAAGGCAGAGCTTTCGACTTCCGTGGAGGCAGCCTGCTGTGTGGGACCAGTGCTGCCAAGGCTGTTCTCACACTCTCTACACAAGCTGACAG GCTCTTTGAAGATGCTGCTGATAAGTTAAATTTGATGGCACTGGCAGGCTTCCTTTACCAGCTCAAGAAGGCTTCTCAGGCCCAGCTTTTCCATTCTGTCACAGATACAGTTGATTACTCCCTAGCAATGccag GGGAAGTAAAATCCACCCAGGACAGGAGAAGTGCGCTTCACTTGTTCCGACTTGGTGATGCCATGCTCAGAATCGTGAGGAGTAAATCCCGCCCACTGCTCCACCTCATGCGCTGCTGGAGCCTGGTGGCACCTCACCTGGTGGAG gctgcctgtCACAAGGAGAGGCATGTGTCTCGGAAGGCTGTCTCCTTCATCCACGACATCCTTACCGAAGTGCTGACAGACTGGAATGAGCCTTCTCATTTTCACTTTAATGAGTCACTTTTCCGCCCCTTTGAGCGTATcatgcagctggagctgtgtgaTGAGGATGTGCAAGACCAG GTGGTCACCTCCATAGGAGAGTTGGTGGAAATGTGTTCTACCCAGATCCAGTCAGGATGGAGACCCCTGTTCAGTGCCCTGGAAACAGTTCACAGCGGCAATAAGTCAGAGGTTAAAGAGTACCTTGTAGGAGAATACTCTATGG GGAAACGCCAGGCCCCGGTGTTTGATGTCTTTGAAGCATTTCTAAACACAGACAGCATCCAGGTCTTTGCCAATGCCGCCACCAGTTATATTATGTGCCTTATGAAATTTGTGAAAGGACTGG GGGAAGTAGATTGTAAGGAGATGGGTGACTGTGTGCCAGGATCAGGATCAGCATCTACAGACTTGTGCCTTCCCGCGCTTGATTACCTCAGGAGATGTTCTCAG ttgttAGCCAAAATCTACAAAATGCCCTTGAAACCTATTTTCCTCAGTGGCCGGCTGATTAATATGCCCCGAAGAGTGCAGGAACAGTCAGCCAGCAGTGAGGATGGTATTGAGTGCATCCTTTCTGACTTTGATGACGACACTG GCCTTATCAATGTCTGGATTATTCTGCTGGAAGAATTAACAACCGCCATATCCAACTGTCCCCGCCAGCACCAACCTCCTACTCTGGATCTGCTCTTTGAATTGCTGCGGGATGTTGCCAAGACACCTG gCCCAGGATTTGGCATTTATGCAGTTGTACATCTTCTTCTTCCTACGATGTCCCTTTGGCTCCATCGCAGCCATGGTGACCATTCTTACTGGGATGTGGCATCTGCTAATTTCAAGCATGCCATTGGCCTTTCTTGTGAACTCGTAGTGGAGCACATTCAAAACTTCATACATTCAG ATATTGGTTATGAAAATATGATCAATACTATGCTAAAAGACCTTTTCAAGTTGCTGGTCGCCTGTGTAGCAGAACcaacagaaattatttccagaGTTGGCTGCTCTTGTATCAG GTATGTATTAGTGACAGCAGGACCTGTTTTTACTGAAGAGATGTGGAGGCTTGCATGTTGTGCCTTGCAGGATGCATTCTCTGCCACTCTGGAGCCAGTAAAG AACCTATTGGGCTATTTCCACAGTGGTTCTGAAAGCTTTAGTGGAGACGCCTGCGAAGTGAAGGTGGCAGCCCCCTCCCTCTCACCGAGTGCTGAGGCTGAATATTGGAGAATCAGAGCCATGGCACAACAG GTCTTCATGCTGGAAACTCAGTGCTCCCCAAAGACCCCTAGCAACAAGGAAGGGTTCGAACATGCCCAGTCATGTGTGCTTGTCATTGACCTGCCACCAGATAAGAAACCAAATGGGCATACCCAGAGAAG TATTCCTTTCAGGACAATAGTGGTGAGCTTGCTGTCACACCAAGTACTGCTCCAGAATTTGTATGACATCTTACTGGAAGAATTCATCAAAGGCCCATCTAACTTAGAGGAGAAAATGACAATACAAGTACCAGAAAACAAGTTGGCTGGTTTTCTCAGGTACATCTCCATGCAAAACTTGGCTGTCATCTTTGACTTACTGCTGGACTCCTATAGAACAGCCAGAGAGTTTGACACCAGGCCTGGGTTGAAGTGCTTGCTAAAAAAAGTGTCTGGCATTAGTGGAGCTGCCAACTTGTATCGCCAGTCAGCGATGAGCTTCAATATTTACTTCCATGCTTTGATTTGTGCTATCCTGACAAACCAGGAGAACATCACTGCAGAGCAAGTGAAGAAGATCCTCTTTGAGGACGATGAGAGAAGCACTGACTCATCACAACAGTGCTCTTCAGAAGACGAAGACATTTTTGAAGAAACTGCCCAGGTCAGTCCCCCTcggggaaaagagaagagacagTGGAGGGCTCGAATACCATCTCTGAGTGTACAGCCTGTCAGCAATGCAGACTGGGGATGGCTGATCAAGCGGCTTCATAAGCTCTGTATGGAACTGTGCAACAACTACATCCAGATGCACCTAGACCTGGAGAATAACGTAGAGGAGCCTCCAGCGTTCAAAGGCGACCCATTCTTCATTTTACCATCCTTTCATTCAGAAACCTCCACCCCGTCAACTGGAGGGCAGTCTGGGAAGGACACTCCATCAGAAGATGACCGGAGTCAAATAAGGGACCAACTGGGAGACAGCCTAACACCACGAAGTGGAGAAATGCTGCTACTACCCCCACTCTCAAGTCCTAAAccagagaaaaaagaacaaaccaggaaaaaagaatggtgGGAGAGCGCTGGCAACAAGATCTACACCATAGCCACTGACAAAACCATCTCTAAGTTCATGAcagaatacaaaaaaagaaagcagcagcaggccaTGACATCCTTCACCAAAGAGGCcaaagtggaaaagaaaggggaGCTCCTGGGCTCCAGAGGGCAGGACTCACCCGTACTCCAGAGGCCACAACATCTTATAGACCAAGGTCAAATGAGGCATTCATTCAGTGCTGGCCCAGAGATCCTGAGACAAGAGAAGAGACCACGCTCAGGATCCACAGTCAGCTCTCTGAACATATCTGTTAGGGATGCAGAGGCCCAGATACAG GCATGGACCAACATGGTGCTGACAGTTCTCAATCAGATTCAGGCCCTGCCAGACCAAACTTtcacagccctccagccagcagTGTTCCCATGTATCAGCCAGCTGACTTGCCACGTGACTGATATCCGTGTCCGTCAGGCAGTACGGGAATGGCTGGGAAGAGTGGGCCGTGTGTACGATATCATCATGTAA